The following DNA comes from Arcobacter cloacae.
AATTGCAATATCTTTAACCGGAATTGTTAAATCTCTTTGTTCAAGTAATACTTTAACTTTTAGTAAAGAATCAGTAATAATTCCATATCCTCCCTTAGAATTTTTTACAATAATAGTAGATGTTTTGTATTCTGTTGATTTTTGAATTGCATCTAGTAATTTAGTATCTTCTTCTACAATACAAGCTTCATGTATCAATGTATCTTCAACTTTTGCAATCATAAATGAAGAGAGTTGTGAAGTATATTCTTTATCTTTTAGAGTTTGAATTTTATTTACTAAGTCTTTTAAAAAATAATCTTTAAATTGTTGATTTTTTTCAATCAAATTTAAAAATGCAGATTTATCTATTTCGTAACATATTAAATCTTCATATACTTTAAATGTATTAGTACACTTTCCATAAATCAAAGAATTAGAATCAAATGAGTCTTCATGTTGATAGTCCATTACAATTATATTTTCAGGAGAATACTCATGTACAGTCCCTTTAATGATTATGAAAAAATGATTAGGAATTTTTTCAGGTGTAATAAGTATTGAATCTTTTGGATAATAAGCTATATCCATATGTTGAATACACATAGACATTTGACCAGGAGTTAATACCTGAAATGGATGTATATTTGAAAGAAAAGCTTCTTGGTCTTGTATACTCATTAGATTTTTCCTTTAATATTTAGTACTTTTTTATATTAAAACTTTTAACATAAAAAAATACTAAAAGTATACCCTAAGGTATACTTTTTAGTTTTGATGTTAGTGATCTAACGCTTCACCAGCACCAGAAGGAATTCTGATTTTCTCAACCAGCTCTTGAATATGAGCAGGAGGTGGAGGAGTCATTCTTGATACAACTATTGCAACGATTAGGTGTAATAATGTTCCTAAAGTTCCAATACCTGTTGGAGCGATTCCAAATAAGTAATCTTCTGGTTTTCCACCCATGAATACGAAGTATACAATGTATGCAAATGTGAATATTAAACCAGTTAAAATACCAGCAATAGCACCTTCTTTATTCATTCTCTTATCAAATACCCCAAGGATAATTGTAGGGAAGAATGCAGCAGCTGCAAGACCGAATGCAAACGCAACAACTTGTGCAACGAAACCTGGAGGGTTAATTCCTAAGTAACCAGCAATTAAGATTGCAACGATAGCTGAAATTCTAGCCCACATTAACTCTGTTTTTTCATTTAATGTAGATTTTCCAGTTGTTTTATCTTTAAAGATAATTTGACCCATTAAATCGTGTGAAATAGCTGAAGCAATTACAAGTAATAATCCAGCCGCTGTTGATAATGCTGCTGCTAAACCTCCAGCTGCAATAAACGCGATTACCCAGTTTGGTAAGTTTGCAATCTCAGGATTTGCAAGAACCATGATATCAATATCAACATATAACTCATTAGCAATTCCATTACCTTTAGCTAATTCAGCTTCATCAGCAGGTCCTTTTGCATTAGTAGTCAATTTATGACCATCTTCTGCTCTTTTATCACCATCAAATGCAGGTTTTGCACCTTTACCATCAAATGCAGGTCCAGAAGCGTATTGGATTTTTCCATCACCATTTCTATCATTCCATGCAATTAATCCACCATTTTCCCATGTAGCAAACCATTTACCATTGTTAGCAGTACCATCAACGTGAGTAGCTTCACCATTTACGAACGCTTTATATTCAACATTTTGTACATTTTTAATCAAGTTAACTCTTGAGAAAGAAGCAACTGAAGATATAGTTGTATACATAATTGCAATGAATATTAATGCCCAACCAGCAGAAATTCTTGCATCTTTAACAGTTGGAACTGTAAAGAATCTAACGATAACGTGTGGTAAACCAGCAGTTCCTAACATTAAGGCTGTTGTTAACATAAACATATTCCATAAGTTACCTGGTTCTGTATATGCTTTAAAACCTAAATCTAATAAAGATTGGTCAAGTGCATGTAGAAGGTAAGTTCCCTCAGGAATAACTTGAACACCTGTATTAAATGCAAAAGTAGTAGTTGCAAAAATACCTAATTGTGGTAAGAATGTATCAGTTACTTGTAATGATAAGAAAATTGCAGGAATCATATATGCAAAAATCATAACAACATATTGAGCAACTTGAGTATAAGTAATACCTTTCATTCCTCCAAGAACTGAATAGAAGAATACAATTGCCATACCAATGATAACACCTGTATTTACATCAACTTGTAAGAATCTTGAGAATACAATCCCAACCCCTCTCATTTGTCCAGCAACATATGTAAATGATACGAAAATAACAGAGATAACAGCAACTAATCTAGCCGTATCAGAGTAATATCTATCACCAACGAAATCTGGAACTGTAAATTTACCAAATTTTCTTAAATATGGAGCCAATAACATAGCAAGTAGAACGTATCCATCTGTCCATCCCATTAAGTAAGCACCACCATCACTTCCTTGGAAAGCGATAATACCAGCTAATGAAATAAATGATGCTGCTGACATCCAGTCTGCTGCAGTCGCCATACCATTTGCAACTGGATGAACTCCACCACCTGCAACGTAAAAGTCTTTAGTTGAACCAGCTTTTGCCCATAAAGCAATACCGATATAAATTGCAAAAGAAACACCTACGAATAGGTAAATTAGTGTTTGTAATTCCATTATACTACTCCCTATTCATGTACACCGTATTTCTCATCAATTCCTGTCATTACTTTTACGTAAACAAAAATTAAGATAACAAATACATATATCGCACCTTGTTGTGCAAACCAGTAACCTAATTTAACACCACTAATTTCAATAGCGTTAAGTTCGTTGATAAATAAAATACCACAACCAAAAGAAACAATAAACCAAACTATTAAAAGTTTGATAATCATAGAAATGTTTTCTTTCCAGTATGCTTGTGCTTTTTCTGGACTCATCCTGCTCTCCTTTTTGAATTTTATTAAACAATTGATATTGTTAAATAATTAACAATGAAATTATAATAACTGTGGATAGCAAAAGGGTAGCAATTGAAATTTTTTTGAAAATTTAGAGAAATTTATTTTTTTATGAAGCAAGAATAGCCAAAATATGGCTATTCTTAAACAGAGTAATATCTGTCTATTTTGTATCCAAGACCTCGAATATTTTTTATAAAATCTTCTTTTAAAGCTTTTTTTAATCTAGAAATTTCTGCTCTTATTGTTGGATTGTCTATATTTTCACCTTCCCAAACATCAATTCTAAATCTTTCAAAATCTACAATCATATTAATATTTAAAGCTAAAATATGAATAATTTCAAGTTGTTTTTTTGTAAGACTTTGAGGTTCTCCATTAAAGTATAGAGTTTGCTTATCTTTTGAATACGAATAATTTTCAGAAAATCTAATATGTGAAGTATTATTTTGCTCTTTTTTTAATATTTGATTGATTTTTATTCCTAATTCACCTAAATGAAAAGGTTTTTTTATGTATTCCCTACATCCTAAATTGTATGCTTTTGATATATCTTCTATATCTATCAAAGCTGAAATAAAAATAGTTGGTATATATATTTTTCTGCTATTTAATTCAGTTAAAATTTCAAAACCATCTTTTGTAGGTACGTTTATATCAAGTATAAGTAAATCCAAAGTACTATCAATATTATCTAAAACTTCTTGACCATCAGAATAACTTTCAACCATATGTCCAATATTTCTTAAATATTCACTAATTGCATTATTTAGCATCAATTCATCTTCAAGTAACAGTATTTTCATTTATTTTAAACCTATAAGTAAATTTTGTCTCTTTTTCGTTTGATTGAAGATTGATTATAACTAAATTTTTATCACATATATCTTTTACTATTTTTAAGCCTAATCCAAAACCGCCTCTGGCATTATTTTCTCTATAAAAATCATCAAAAATTCTATTTGTATCTTCTATTTTTTTAGAATTTGTAGTAACTGAAAATTCAATTTCATCATCATTTAAATAGTATAATTCAACAATAATCATTGAATTAGAATGAGAGTATTTTATAGCATTAGAAAGATTATTATCTATGATTCTTTGTATTTCAGTAATGTTAAATTTGATATATAAATCATCTTCAATTTTTGAATTAAATGATAAAGAATTTGATTTAGCAATTTCATCAAAAAAATCCATTCTATTTTTTAATATTTTTGCAAAATCCAAATACTCTTTTTCATAAATAACTCTATCTTTTTTAACAAGATATGATAAATCATCATATATATTTTGAATAATTTTTGAACCAGATTCTATATTTGTTATGTATTTATTATTTTGTATTTTCATTTTTAATAAATCAATATTTGTTTGAATTATTGTTAAGGGTGTATTTATTTCGTGTACTGAATTTTTTATAAATTTTTTTTGTGATTCAATTAGATTTGTTAGTTCTTTTGTTTTTTCATTTACTTTATATTCTAGATTTTTATTCAAGTCTTCAAGCATATGGGTTTTTAATTTTATATTATTCATTGCATCTGTTGCATAATTTGCAATAACTTTGAATTCACCAAATATGATTCTATTTTGATTTATTGGATCATCATTTTTTTGAGATTCTTTAAAATATTTTCCTATCTCTTTTACATCATTTACAATCAAAATAGTTGCATTTTTATATATAAATATTGAGTATAAAACTAACATTATTGTCAAAGAAGTTATTTGTAGAGTATAATTAGAGATTTTTTCGTTGTATTCTTCCTCTTTTATTTGTACTAATTTATCTATCTCATCTAAATAAACCCCTCGACCTATTGTCCAATTCCATCTATCGTAAGATTTAGCATAAGATATTTTATTTGTCTCTTTGTTTATTTCAGGATTCAACCATACATAATCAACATATCCTCCAAACTCTTTTTTTGAAGTTTCTATTAGTTCTTTAATTACTTTCTTACCATTAGAATCAACAACTTCAATAAAATTGTCTTGATGATTATTCTTTAATGCAGCACTTTGTATTACTTTTCCATCAAAATTATATATAAAAATATATTCATTTGGATTTTTAGTAATCTTTAACAACTCTATTGCATCTAAAATATCTTTTTGAATTACTTCAACAGGTTTTATATTTTTATTTTGGTTATAATAGTAGTCTATAAAATTGATAACATAATTTACATGTTCTTTTATCAAAGTTTTTTGGCTATTTGTATAATCAGTTTTGAGTGTTTTTATTTTTTCTTGTAGCTCTTCATGTGCGTTATTAATTATAATAAATGTGAAAAAAGAGATTAATAAAATTATAAATAATATACTGTAGACAATTAGGTGATACAGACTTTTTGCTTTTAACATTGAAACCCTTTTCTTAAGTTAAAGGTATAATATCAAGTTTTGTATGAGAAGTTTCTTTTGAGAGTTAAATATAAGTGGCGCGGTTGAAGGGACTCGAACCCTCGACCTCCTGCGTGACAGGCAGGCATTCTAACCAACTAAACTACAACCGCACTAAAAATACTATTCATAAAATAAATAGAAGTCACGAAAATAAAATTTAAAAATCAATAGAACTCTATTTTAGATTTTTAAAAGTGGTGGTCGATATAAGACTCGAACTTATGACATCTACCTTGTAAGGGTAGCGCTCTACCAACTGAGCTAATCGACCGTTTGTTGCATACTAAACTTGGTGACCCCTAGGGGATTCGAACCCCTGTGGCATGGATGAAAACCATGAATCCTAACCGTTAGATGAAGGGGCCAAGACTATGACTATGCAACAATAAAAATGGTGACCCGTGATGGATTCGAACCATCGGCCCCCTCATTAAAAGTGAGATGCTCTACCGGCTGAGCTAACGGGTCTTAACAATCACAAAGTGGCGCGGTTGAAGGGACTCGAACCCTCGACCTCCTGCGTGACAGGCAGGCATTCTAACCAACTAAACTACAACCGCACTAAAAATACTATTCATAAAATAAATAGAAGTCACAAAAATAAAATTTAAAAATCAATAGAACTCTATTTTAGATTTTTAAAAGTGGTGGTCGATATAAGACTCGAACTTATGACATCTACCTTGTAAGGGTAGCGCTCTACCAACTGAGCTAATCGACCGTTTGTTGCATACTAAACTTGGTGACCCCTAGGGGATTCGAACCCCTGTGGCATGGATGAAAACCATGAATCCTAACCGTTAGATGAAGGGGCCAAGACTATGACTATGCAACAATAAAAATGGTGACCCGTGATGGATTCGAACCATCGGCCCCCTCATTAAAAGTGAGATGCTCTACCGGCTGAGCTAACGGGTCACAAATATTTCCAGTTTTAGTAGATGTTCTACTTAAATTGGACTGGAATTATAGTGCAAATTCATTTATTTGTCAAGAGTATTTTGAATAAATTTTAAAATTTCTTTCAAAGATGTTTTTGCAGCTTGTATTTGTACTTCTTCTCTTGAACCATTAAATATATGTACATTAACGATTTTATGGTTATTGTTATCACAAATTCCTATTACTACTGTTCCTACAGGTTTATTTTTTGTTGCTCCATTTGGACCTGCAATTCCTGATATAGCAATTGCATAATCTGCATCAAATTTTTTAATTACACCATCTAACATTTCATTTACTACTTCACAACTAACAGCTCCAAATTTATCTAAAGTCTCATTTTTTACATTTAATTCTTGATGTTTTATTTTATTTGAATAACTAACTATACTTCCATTAAAGATTTCAGATGAGCCGGAAATTTTAGTAATCAAAGATGCAACTAATCCTCCTGTGCATGATTCAGCAGTTGTAATACTTTTTTTATTTTTTCTAAGTAGTTCTTGAAGAGAAATCATCTCTTTTTCGTTGAAAATGTTGTTATACATTGATTAATCCTTTTATTGAGTATGGATTTTCAATTTTAGTATTTTTTTAGTTAAATTATAAAGTAAAAGAAGCTTAATAAGAGAAAAAACAAAGAGAATTAACTCTTTGTTTTATATTAGGTATTAAAAGATTATTCTGCGTCTGTAAAATCAGCTAAGAATTGATCTTCATAGAAAGTTTTACCTAAAGATTGACATACTTTTTTAATATCTCTTTCTGCGTTTCCTAAACAAGAAGTTGCACCTGGAGATGGAGTCATATTAAAAATAATACCTTCTAATTCAGTAATTGAAGCTTCACCAAGCATTAATTTCTTTTCTGTTTTATTTAAA
Coding sequences within:
- a CDS encoding sodium:solute symporter family protein — its product is MELQTLIYLFVGVSFAIYIGIALWAKAGSTKDFYVAGGGVHPVANGMATAADWMSAASFISLAGIIAFQGSDGGAYLMGWTDGYVLLAMLLAPYLRKFGKFTVPDFVGDRYYSDTARLVAVISVIFVSFTYVAGQMRGVGIVFSRFLQVDVNTGVIIGMAIVFFYSVLGGMKGITYTQVAQYVVMIFAYMIPAIFLSLQVTDTFLPQLGIFATTTFAFNTGVQVIPEGTYLLHALDQSLLDLGFKAYTEPGNLWNMFMLTTALMLGTAGLPHVIVRFFTVPTVKDARISAGWALIFIAIMYTTISSVASFSRVNLIKNVQNVEYKAFVNGEATHVDGTANNGKWFATWENGGLIAWNDRNGDGKIQYASGPAFDGKGAKPAFDGDKRAEDGHKLTTNAKGPADEAELAKGNGIANELYVDIDIMVLANPEIANLPNWVIAFIAAGGLAAALSTAAGLLLVIASAISHDLMGQIIFKDKTTGKSTLNEKTELMWARISAIVAILIAGYLGINPPGFVAQVVAFAFGLAAAAFFPTIILGVFDKRMNKEGAIAGILTGLIFTFAYIVYFVFMGGKPEDYLFGIAPTGIGTLGTLLHLIVAIVVSRMTPPPPAHIQELVEKIRIPSGAGEALDH
- a CDS encoding DUF4212 domain-containing protein, encoding MSPEKAQAYWKENISMIIKLLIVWFIVSFGCGILFINELNAIEISGVKLGYWFAQQGAIYVFVILIFVYVKVMTGIDEKYGVHE
- a CDS encoding response regulator transcription factor codes for the protein MKILLLEDELMLNNAISEYLRNIGHMVESYSDGQEVLDNIDSTLDLLILDINVPTKDGFEILTELNSRKIYIPTIFISALIDIEDISKAYNLGCREYIKKPFHLGELGIKINQILKKEQNNTSHIRFSENYSYSKDKQTLYFNGEPQSLTKKQLEIIHILALNINMIVDFERFRIDVWEGENIDNPTIRAEISRLKKALKEDFIKNIRGLGYKIDRYYSV
- a CDS encoding cache domain-containing protein; this translates as MLKAKSLYHLIVYSILFIILLISFFTFIIINNAHEELQEKIKTLKTDYTNSQKTLIKEHVNYVINFIDYYYNQNKNIKPVEVIQKDILDAIELLKITKNPNEYIFIYNFDGKVIQSAALKNNHQDNFIEVVDSNGKKVIKELIETSKKEFGGYVDYVWLNPEINKETNKISYAKSYDRWNWTIGRGVYLDEIDKLVQIKEEEYNEKISNYTLQITSLTIMLVLYSIFIYKNATILIVNDVKEIGKYFKESQKNDDPINQNRIIFGEFKVIANYATDAMNNIKLKTHMLEDLNKNLEYKVNEKTKELTNLIESQKKFIKNSVHEINTPLTIIQTNIDLLKMKIQNNKYITNIESGSKIIQNIYDDLSYLVKKDRVIYEKEYLDFAKILKNRMDFFDEIAKSNSLSFNSKIEDDLYIKFNITEIQRIIDNNLSNAIKYSHSNSMIIVELYYLNDDEIEFSVTTNSKKIEDTNRIFDDFYRENNARGGFGLGLKIVKDICDKNLVIINLQSNEKETKFTYRFKINENTVT
- a CDS encoding CinA family protein → MYNNIFNEKEMISLQELLRKNKKSITTAESCTGGLVASLITKISGSSEIFNGSIVSYSNKIKHQELNVKNETLDKFGAVSCEVVNEMLDGVIKKFDADYAIAISGIAGPNGATKNKPVGTVVIGICDNNNHKIVNVHIFNGSREEVQIQAAKTSLKEILKFIQNTLDK